A genomic window from Xyrauchen texanus isolate HMW12.3.18 chromosome 15, RBS_HiC_50CHRs, whole genome shotgun sequence includes:
- the gask1a gene encoding Golgi-associated kinase 1A, with product MAVRVLIKFRLKCRCVVAFLCLFILSVVMIYTLPNFPSEQSTVHLLGPLNNKPNRLVERRSLRPHLQMPSNRQSGTRKNTEVKDSTKHLLMINHHQLSFSSGKTAEGKVYVSSNKSPKTGANKKEVSLQNMNKHLFQPFVATGNRGQAIKPGNSRNFNPTEALPQSASMQSLHPNNKTCRHKCTPDGVKAKSRLGQFTQAQQVPKLKPSERKRSHSGAEIKGRILAGAGMSDFATDWCMTVPNEAFIEDWNQTKAESLPWLNEDDIKKMTLLSRDSVLSKARLPGHGQVLQVGFRDTNAFAEVNHIKRCQMGGCALIKHPNDWFEVFAFHLDRVLGLNRSLPAVLRKFQSDILPYKYTNGAPRPVVWWDPNIRHLSDAENDQNSFLLTWPQYQTLLQSRCGTQVPLNSTNCVGVHHSEWGRLALFDFLLQVNDRLDRYCCGFRPDPSELCVENMLHIKCGNPRDLNLVHILVRKTDPSRLVFIDNAGRPHQPQDNLNFRLVKGIDEFPEQAISVLQSGCLERMLLWSLSVDREFWVSRGGTSSLRSLIQHVEQRAKALLLHIQEKKLKLNTDI from the exons GCTGTGAGAGTGTTGATTAAGTTCAGACTTAAGTGTCGATGCGTGGTGGCGTTCCTGTGTCTCTTCATTCTGTCAGTTGTGATGATATACACCCTTCCAAACTTCCCATCTGAGCAGAGCACTGTGCACCTACTGGGGCCCCTCAATAACAAACCCAACAGGCTGGTGGAGAGGCGTTCCCTTAGACCTCATCTTCAAATGCCTTCAAACAGACAGAGTGGAACCCGAAAAAACACTGAAGTTAAGGATTCCACCAAACATCTCCTCATGATCAATCATCATCAGCTATCATTTTCCTCTGGGAAAACAGCAGAGGGAAAAGTTTATGTATCAAGCAATAAGTCTCCAAAAACTGGAGCAAACAAGAAAGAAGTGTCTCTGCAGAACATGAACAAGCATCTATTCCAGCCATTTGTGGCCACTGGCAACAGAGGGCAAGCCATTAAACCAGGCAATAGCAGAAACTTTAACCCAACTGAGGCTTTGCCTCAGTCCGCCAGCATGCAAAGCCTCCACCCAAACAACAAGACATGCCGGCACAAATGCACACCAGATGGGGTGAAAGCAAAGAGCcgtttggggcagttcactcaagcacagcaggTGCCAAAACTGAAACCTTCTGAGAGGAAGAGGTCCCATTCTGGAGCTGAAATCAAGGGTAGGATTCTAGCAGGGGCTGGCATGAGTGATTTTGCCACTGACTGGTGTATGACTGTACCCAATGAGGCTTTTATTGAAGACTGGAACCAAACCAAAGCTGAATCTCTGCCCTGGCTTAACGAGGATGATATTAAAAAGATGACGCTTCTCTCCAGAGACAGTGTGTTGAGTAAAGCCAGGCTTCCAGGCCATGGACAAGTGCTTCAGGTTGGATTCCGCGATACAAATGCTTTTGCAGAGGTCAATCATATCAAACGTTGTCAAATGGGAGGCTGTGCGCTCATCAAACATCCCAATGACTGGTTTGAGGTGTTTGCCTTTCACCTGGACAGAGTTTTGGGTCTAAACCGGAGCTTGCCTGCTGTCTTGAGGAAATTTCAAAGTGATATTTTACCATATAAGTACACCAATGGGGCTCCCAGACCTGTGGTGTGGTGGGATCCCAATATTCGGCACCTGTCTGATGCTGAGAATGACCAGAACTCTTTCTTACTCACCTGGCCTCAATACCAGACATTACTGCAGAGCAGGTGTGGTACTCAGGTGCCTTTAAACTCCACTAACTGTGTTGGAGTTCATCACTCAGAATGGGGGCGGCTGGCCTTGTTTGACTTTCTGCTGCAG GTGAATGACAGACTTGACCGGTACTGTTGTGGATTCAGACCAGACCCATCAGAACTGTGTGTAGAAAACATGCTGCATATTAAATGTGGAAACCCAAGGGACTTAAATCTGGTGCACATTCTG GTTCGGAAGACAGATCCATCAAGATTGGTCTTTATTGACAATGCTGGCAGACCTCATCAACCTCAAGACAATCTTAACTTCAGACTGGTTAAAGGTATTGATGA GTTTCCAGAGCAGGCCATTTCAGTGCTACAGTCAGGCTGTCTAGAGAGGATGCTCCTGTGGTCCCTTTCTGTGGATCGTGAATTCTGGGTGAGCAGAGGAGGAACATCCAGTCTCAGATCTCTCATCCAGCATGTGGAGCAAAGAGCCAAGGCCTTGTTGCTACATATACAAGAGAAGAAACTGAAACTTAACACAGACATATGA